Below is a window of Perca fluviatilis chromosome 14, GENO_Pfluv_1.0, whole genome shotgun sequence DNA.
caaaagtattttaataaatataaatacagcaAAATACAAACGTAACTTGGCAACAACAAGGCaatgaaaaaacaaagacattaGAAAGACATgtaaaaatagattaaaaatacatCCGTTCTGGGTACTTATGCAGTGCATCGGTGCCTGTTGTGTCAGACAAGAGTAAATTACTTAATAACTTTCCTTCATATTTCTTTCTGTCTTGTCAACCACAAACATTCAGGGTAATAAATTAACAGCAAACATATAAACTCTCAGTCAAGCATGTTCCCAATATCTCTCATGTTAAGTCTGTGTTTCCCTTTGCCCATCCCCCCCTCAGTCTTCTTGTATATTAAGTAGCCTACGTTATAAATATAAAGCGCTCAGTGAATAAGTCTGTCGAGTCAAAAGAAGTCAAATGAAGCCTGGACAGTAGGTCCGGTGtggtctccgtgtgtgtgtggtcatcaTGTGGAGTATGAGCAGCAGTAGTCAGACACACTGGAATGAAGGCAGGTCTTATTGTTGTTGAGGCTGGTTGAACTGGCCCATGAACAGAACGGCACCTGAACACAGGAAGAGAAACGTTAGACACACCACACCTGGGACGTGTTGAGCCccgacaaaacgtagcaatacattttgtttttttaaactgaaacgtCGGTGCTTCGAACACCCCGTTGTGTGCGCAAGCGCTCTGCCATTTTATTGCTATCGTAATCGTTAGGTAACCTTgtttctctgagtgaagagactatcTCTCCAGGGCAAGGCCGCCCTGGGCCTTTTATGCCCCAAGCGTGGGCCACGTGCCCCAGTGGGTCAGTCCCCCTTACATATGGAATATGTACAGTAACTCTGTGGAGAGAGAGTCTCGATTTGATAGAGAACACCTGTGACACAGCCGATAAacgagtagtctatatccacgaccttccaccttccgggattgctccgttggcGCTGGAGATTCCGctgtatgtccttcttttcggccggatgtccgttaccttcctctttctttgtgctgtaattctaaactccggtggatttctgaggactacggttaactgctcctcagatctctgcagggtaaatccagacagctagctagactatctgtccattctgtcgcacgactaaaacaacttttgaacgtacacacgttccaccaaaacaagttccttcccgaggctatttagcagaggtaCCGTGGCTCCATCTGGGgattagcaccgcccaagacgattgtgattggtttaaagaaatgccaataaaacagagcacgttttccaGAACActgcgtggactagccagaccccccTCCGCAGcgatgtggaggaaggtctggcaacgagAGACCCACTGACCAAACGACCGAGAAAACAAAGCCGGTTCACGTTGTTCAACACGGAAACCGCAGCAAAACCGTGCACaccgttttgagattgaacgtgcccctgGACTGCTAAAAAtgggatttcaaaataaaacgtaaTAAGAGTGTTACCTGTTTGTTTGTGctggatgaggaagaggaagggtcGGTCCAGAGTAATCTCCTCCACCGCCATGCGAGAAAACATCACCGCAGCTAACGGAGGGAAGGAATGAAAAACAGGTCAGAGTCTGCAATGTGTGTAGCTGAGGGATCCCTTCATTGTTTTTGCCTTTACTTCTCAACATTTTTGTGTTATCATTTTCTTaaacacaaaatgtatttaGGAATTTGTACCATATATGCATAACATTATCATCTTAAGTCTTAAAGGAGGGGGATGGGTGAGATGTAGTGTGGGGCCTACCTGTTGCTGCTGCTCCCTTGGTTCCTTGCTCATTCACCTCGATCTTCACTCTCTGCAGAACCTTCGACACACACAGCCTCTCATCAGCTGGAgggcagaaacacacactgatTAGACACATAGTTCATCTGAAGGCACTATACCAGCCCCCCCAGGAAGCCCCAggaacgttttttttatttaacgtttaatgattacttccattgaggttggggtgttttattcaatttgatagcatttgaaaaacacttatttaaattttttttgtcctgactaaactttgacataaaccagtctgtgatccactcaacatcctccgatcttaactattagtcagaATAATTaatcatttctgctttttttaactcaaatatTTGGTATAATGTCATGAAATTGTTTTATTGGCCTGGAGtttaaaaaattgacaaaaccttttctttttttttttaagtgtcaaAAGCATCGAAAAAAAAGTtcatggttgacgggaagacaacacaagggttgaaaAATGGTTTTTGGCGTATTTGCCCGGCGAGCAACTCCATTGAACTGAATGGGCACCATTTTGGAATCTGGTATCTAGctaataaaatacatccatgcacCATACGCTATACTATAGAGAGTcaaagtcacgcccttctacttaacgagagtcaatggagagataattattattttttgatcgCGTTTTAAATTGAGCAAGCTAGGTGACGTTAATTGCGTGAGtcgagagatgtagttcaccgagcggtttcacactaaactaaatGGTTATATGACgaacggctaactgagactttcttcggttgaaaaattatctttttaattgacgaacatcatatttgtaatatatggctcaattcaaacgggatcaaaaaaagtattactatctctccattgactcgttcatattttttccaaattaaggtcccatgaggtccaccggaaggggagggacttcgcctctctatACACTATATGTAGTTATAGCTATACACTGTAGTTTTTAACATGCTCATATGGTCTGGTAAAGTTCCAACCTAACTAACTGTTCCTACTGTATAGGAGGTTAACTTACTGTTGATGTGTGTGAAGTCAGCAGTAGCCAGGTTGAACATGTCTCCCAGACCCATGTTAAGCAGAGCAGTCTTCAAATCCACCTCAGAGTTCAGAGTAAACCTGcgaaaatacacacaaatccTCAGTTTTCACCCTGGTTGGCTTAAAGCCTTTAAGGATTCAACATGTCACAAACGACTGTGAAACTCCACTAAGTTTATGAGAAAGTATTGTCTAAATAATTTCATGTGAGCTACCCACAAACAGTCCGAGCCTGTCTCCCTCACCTGGGCATGGCCAGCTGTCGCTTAACATTCCTCAGCTCCATTCTCCATCGCTTAATCCGCTGGCTGCTCAGATCGGCACTGAGCGCGCTCAGTGGAACTTCGGGCTCGAAGGGCGATACCAGGAGCATGCTCAGTGAGTCTCCCTCGTACGGAACCTCAATGACATCATAGTCCACCCCCTCGGCAGTCACAAACTCGCCTGTTGATTGAGGAGAAGGAGACAGATGTATTTTGTCTGTATTCTTTTTTCAAGTAGCACAAAGTCTGCCATCTTTGGAACAAAGATTGAGATAAAGTGCACCGAGTCATTGGTTGAACCTACCGTAGTTGAAGCGGTTGGTGAGTCTCATCATGTGCACGGGTACATTGCTGCCGTTGGCACAGTGGAACATCCTCTCCTGGGTCAGTTTGGGTTCAAAGGGAACCTTCCAGAGGCCCTTGAAGTCGAGGGCATTAAGGAGGACCAGACGGGTCTCATCAGACAGAGATCCAGACGCCAGGAACTCAGGGATGGCACCTGCAGcagaaaatcaatcaatcaatcaatcaatcaagatTTATTCATACAGCACCTTTCAAACAGAACAAAATGCTACCCAAAGTGCTTAAAAACAGCaggtaaacacaaaaacaaaaagagataagaaaaaaaagatggattTAGAGAATAAAAAAGTGGATTTAGTGATGACTaagacaaataaaataattaatgtgtgatgaaatgtttaaaacaatatcaatcACTTCAAAATTAAACAGTATGTATCAttatgaacataaaaaaaattaactttttatatttatttatatatatatatatatatatactgaaacAGTAGGATTTCACTTCCAATAGTGTATATGATGTAAGCAGAAAGGCCACTTTCACACAAAATCACAAAGGAGTACTTTGGAGAATGGTGCAGACGACATGCTGTCAGCCagttggtggggggggggggttacctGCAGTGTGGTCCGAGACCCAGGAGTTGATGATGCGGACTGCCTCCTCTGGCTTGCTGAAGTCCACCTGATTAGGGTGGGTCTGGAAGGCCTTGGCCAGGGCCCTGCGGAATCCCTTCTCCAGGCTCATCTTCCTCTCCACCATGACCGCGCTGGCCGTCT
It encodes the following:
- the serpine1 gene encoding plasminogen activator inhibitor 1 — encoded protein: MLCVSILLLLTLSRVGLGSLQDKQTDFGLKVFSQLAKDSAHDNMALSPYGVASVLAMAQLGAAGNTRKALTAAMGFSLQERGMSRQQRLLQRDVSSEEGVETASAVMVERKMSLEKGFRRALAKAFQTHPNQVDFSKPEEAVRIINSWVSDHTAGAIPEFLASGSLSDETRLVLLNALDFKGLWKVPFEPKLTQERMFHCANGSNVPVHMMRLTNRFNYGEFVTAEGVDYDVIEVPYEGDSLSMLLVSPFEPEVPLSALSADLSSQRIKRWRMELRNVKRQLAMPRFTLNSEVDLKTALLNMGLGDMFNLATADFTHINTDERLCVSKVLQRVKIEVNEQGTKGAAATAAVMFSRMAVEEITLDRPFLFLIQHKQTGAVLFMGQFNQPQQQ